Proteins from a genomic interval of Caulobacter sp. SL161:
- a CDS encoding alpha/beta fold hydrolase, producing the protein MTAFTDFFWTAHDGLTLHARDYAPVGEARGLPVICIHGLTRNARDFEDLSPRIAAKGRRVLAVDVRGRGLSARDPQPMNYHPGTYAADLVALLEAAGIERAVFVGTSMGGLITMVLTSLQPEAIAGAVLNDVGPELSPVGLARIAGYTGLASRFATWDAAVAYAKAINEAAFPGYGAQDWDAFARRLFDQEGDGFVLAYDPDISAPIKAAVQAAAKTQAEGGQTLAPPDMYPLFRALAKNRPLLLVRGEISDLIDIEIAERMRAVAPEMSYAQVPGVGHAPMLTEPEAWSAIEKLLREAP; encoded by the coding sequence ATGACCGCCTTCACCGACTTCTTCTGGACCGCCCACGACGGCCTCACGCTGCATGCGCGCGACTATGCGCCGGTCGGCGAGGCGCGCGGGCTGCCGGTGATCTGCATCCATGGCCTGACGCGCAACGCCAGGGACTTCGAGGACCTCTCCCCCCGGATCGCCGCCAAGGGACGGCGCGTGCTGGCGGTGGACGTTCGGGGCCGGGGCCTGTCGGCCCGCGACCCACAGCCGATGAACTATCACCCCGGAACCTATGCGGCCGATCTCGTCGCTCTGCTGGAGGCGGCGGGGATCGAGCGGGCGGTATTTGTCGGCACCAGCATGGGCGGCTTGATCACCATGGTGCTGACCTCGCTGCAGCCCGAAGCCATCGCCGGGGCGGTGCTCAATGACGTCGGCCCCGAACTGTCGCCTGTGGGTCTCGCCCGCATCGCCGGCTACACGGGCCTGGCCAGCCGCTTTGCGACCTGGGACGCGGCCGTCGCCTACGCCAAGGCGATCAATGAGGCGGCCTTCCCCGGCTACGGGGCGCAGGACTGGGACGCCTTCGCCCGCCGCCTGTTCGACCAGGAGGGCGACGGCTTCGTGCTGGCCTATGATCCGGACATCTCCGCCCCGATCAAGGCCGCCGTGCAGGCCGCGGCCAAGACCCAGGCCGAAGGCGGTCAGACGCTGGCGCCGCCCGACATGTACCCGCTGTTCCGGGCCCTGGCGAAGAACCGGCCGCTGCTGCTGGTGCGCGGCGAAATCTCGGACCTGATCGATATCGAGATCGCCGAGCGCATGCGCGCCGTCGCACCCGAAATGTCCTATGCGCAGGTCCCCGGCGTCGGCCACGCGCCCATGCTGACCGAGCCGGAAGCCTGGTCGGCGATAGAAAAGCTGCTGCGTGAAGCCCCCTAA
- a CDS encoding threonine ammonia-lyase, whose translation MTLDLAAIQAAAGRLQGQIERTPCRHSKTLSKITGAEVWVKFENLQFTAAYKERGALNKLMLLSETEKRRGVIAASAGNHAQGLAYHGARLGVPVTIVMPKTTPFVKVQHTRDFGATVVIEGETYDDANAHARKLRDEQGLTFVHPFDDYDIMAGQGTIALEMLEDAPDLEVLPVPIGGGGLISGVATAAKALKPDIRIIGCEPAMYPSFTAKMRGVAAHCGGQTIAEGVAVKQVGELTYGVVRPLLDDVLLLEEPYLEQAVSLYCNVEKTIAEGAGAASLAALLAYPERFRGKKCGLILCGGNIDTRLLASVLTRELVRAQRLVSLRIIGDDRPGLLSTVASVIGTMGANIIEVNHNRLALDVPAKGAEFDITIETRDAQHTQEVMEALRESGYPPRAV comes from the coding sequence ATGACCCTCGACCTCGCCGCCATCCAGGCCGCCGCCGGCCGTCTCCAAGGCCAGATCGAGCGCACGCCGTGCCGCCACTCCAAGACCCTCTCGAAGATCACCGGCGCCGAGGTGTGGGTGAAGTTCGAGAACCTGCAGTTCACCGCCGCCTACAAGGAGCGCGGCGCGCTCAACAAGCTGATGCTCCTCTCGGAGACCGAGAAGCGGCGCGGCGTCATCGCCGCCAGCGCCGGCAACCACGCGCAGGGTCTGGCCTATCACGGCGCACGCCTCGGCGTGCCGGTTACCATCGTCATGCCCAAGACCACGCCCTTCGTGAAGGTGCAGCACACCCGCGACTTCGGCGCGACCGTGGTCATCGAGGGCGAGACCTATGACGACGCCAACGCCCACGCCCGCAAGCTGCGTGACGAGCAGGGCCTGACCTTCGTCCACCCGTTCGACGACTACGACATCATGGCCGGCCAGGGCACGATCGCCCTGGAAATGCTGGAAGACGCGCCCGATCTTGAGGTCCTGCCCGTGCCGATCGGCGGCGGCGGCCTGATCAGCGGCGTGGCCACGGCGGCCAAGGCGCTGAAGCCGGATATCCGCATCATCGGCTGCGAGCCGGCGATGTATCCGTCCTTCACCGCCAAGATGCGCGGTGTCGCCGCCCACTGCGGCGGCCAGACCATCGCCGAAGGGGTCGCGGTCAAGCAGGTCGGCGAGCTGACCTATGGTGTCGTACGCCCGTTGCTGGACGACGTTCTGCTGCTGGAAGAGCCCTATCTGGAGCAGGCCGTCTCGCTCTATTGCAATGTCGAGAAGACCATCGCCGAGGGCGCCGGCGCGGCCTCGCTGGCCGCCCTGCTGGCCTATCCGGAACGCTTCCGCGGCAAGAAGTGCGGCCTGATCCTGTGCGGCGGCAATATCGACACCCGCCTGCTGGCCTCGGTCCTGACCCGCGAGCTGGTGCGCGCCCAGCGCCTGGTCAGCTTGCGGATCATCGGCGACGACCGCCCAGGCCTGCTGTCGACCGTCGCCTCTGTGATCGGGACCATGGGCGCCAACATCATCGAGGTGAACCACAACCGCCTCGCTCTGGACGTACCTGCCAAGGGCGCGGAGTTCGACATCACCATCGAGACCCGCGACGCCCAGCACACCCAGGAGGTCATGGAGGCCCTGCGCGAGAGCGGCTACCCGCCCCGCGCCGTCTGA
- a CDS encoding FKBP-type peptidyl-prolyl cis-trans isomerase — MIEVPMHRRALLVTLAAAGLALSACGPSKKAQENLAAADAFMAKNAKEPGVVTLPQGLQYKVVREGPNGGMHPNRADEVKVHYEGKLIDGTVFDSSYERGVPAVFPLDGLVPAWVIALQRMKAGDEWILYVPPALGYGAQDKGPIPGNSVMIFRIELLDVNRIGPGKPKA; from the coding sequence TTGATCGAGGTTCCCATGCATCGCCGCGCCCTGCTCGTCACCCTCGCCGCCGCCGGACTGGCCCTTTCGGCCTGCGGACCCAGCAAGAAGGCGCAGGAGAACCTGGCGGCCGCCGACGCCTTCATGGCCAAGAACGCCAAGGAGCCGGGCGTCGTCACCCTGCCGCAGGGTCTGCAGTACAAGGTCGTGCGCGAAGGCCCGAACGGCGGCATGCACCCGAACAGGGCTGACGAGGTCAAGGTCCACTACGAGGGCAAGCTGATCGACGGCACGGTGTTCGATTCCAGCTACGAGCGCGGCGTGCCCGCGGTGTTTCCGCTGGACGGGCTGGTGCCGGCCTGGGTCATCGCCCTGCAGCGCATGAAGGCGGGCGACGAGTGGATCCTCTATGTGCCGCCGGCTCTGGGCTATGGCGCCCAGGACAAGGGGCCGATCCCGGGCAACAGCGTGATGATCTTCCGGATCGAACTGCTCGACGTGAACCGGATCGGGCCGGGCAAGCCGAAGGCGTAG
- the rfbC gene encoding dTDP-4-dehydrorhamnose 3,5-epimerase gives MKITPLAIPEVLLITPARHGDERGWFSETFRQSALEEAGFTSVFVQDNHVRSTTSGIQRGLHYQKPPHAQDKLLRCVVGAIFDVAVDIRKGSPTYGQWVGAELSAENRQQLLVPKGFAHGYVTLTDACEVLYKVTDYYAPQAEGGVRWSDPAIGIDWPIPIAEITANDRDNAAPLLDEIDSPFEY, from the coding sequence ATGAAGATCACGCCGCTGGCGATCCCCGAAGTGCTGCTTATCACGCCCGCGCGCCATGGCGATGAGCGCGGCTGGTTTTCCGAGACCTTCCGCCAGTCGGCGCTGGAGGAGGCGGGGTTCACGTCGGTCTTCGTCCAGGACAACCACGTGCGCTCGACGACGAGCGGCATCCAGCGCGGCCTGCACTATCAGAAACCGCCGCACGCCCAGGACAAGCTGCTGCGCTGCGTGGTGGGCGCGATCTTCGACGTGGCGGTCGACATCCGCAAAGGCTCGCCGACCTATGGCCAATGGGTCGGGGCCGAGCTGTCGGCGGAGAATCGGCAGCAACTGCTAGTGCCCAAGGGCTTCGCCCACGGCTACGTGACTCTCACCGACGCCTGCGAGGTGCTCTACAAGGTCACCGACTACTACGCGCCCCAGGCCGAAGGTGGCGTGCGCTGGAGCGATCCGGCCATCGGGATCGACTGGCCGATCCCCATCGCCGAGATCACCGCCAATGATCGCGACAACGCCGCGCCCTTGCTGGACGAGATCGACTCGCCGTTCGAGTACTGA
- the queG gene encoding tRNA epoxyqueuosine(34) reductase QueG: MTTSISELTPDRIKDEIRAEALKLGFSACGFASATDAWPNGDWLREFVQAERHGAMGWMEETLERRSHPTAMWTDAKSAVVLGVNYGPDIDPLEQLADPARAAISVYAQGDDYHDVIKKRLKVLAGWMHRRFGQDVKVFVDTAPLLEKPLAQRAGLGWQGKHTNLVSRQFGSWLFLGSVLTTLDLPADEAEVDHCGSCRACLDVCPTNAFPAPRQLDARRCISYLTIELSGPIPAEFREALGNRIYGCDDCLAVCPWNKFASLSNEAKLVAREALRQPSLAELAALDDAAFRALFSKNPIKRIGRDRFVRNVLYAIGNSGDAGLMAVVEPLLDDPAPVVRGAAVWAARRLLGDDAAALKRGEDDASVLAEWS, from the coding sequence ATGACGACCTCGATTTCTGAGCTGACGCCAGACCGCATCAAGGACGAGATCCGCGCCGAGGCCCTGAAGCTCGGCTTCTCGGCCTGTGGCTTCGCCAGCGCTACGGACGCCTGGCCCAACGGCGACTGGCTGCGTGAGTTTGTCCAGGCCGAGCGTCACGGCGCGATGGGCTGGATGGAGGAGACGCTGGAGCGCCGCTCGCATCCGACCGCCATGTGGACCGACGCCAAGTCGGCGGTGGTGCTGGGCGTCAACTACGGCCCCGACATCGATCCGCTCGAACAGCTCGCCGATCCGGCGCGCGCGGCGATTTCGGTCTACGCCCAGGGCGACGACTATCACGACGTGATCAAGAAGCGCCTGAAGGTGCTGGCGGGCTGGATGCACCGCCGGTTCGGCCAGGACGTGAAGGTCTTCGTCGACACCGCGCCACTCCTGGAAAAGCCCCTGGCCCAGCGCGCGGGTCTGGGCTGGCAGGGCAAGCATACGAACCTTGTCTCACGCCAGTTCGGCTCGTGGCTGTTTCTGGGCAGCGTGCTGACCACGCTTGATCTGCCTGCGGACGAGGCCGAGGTTGATCACTGCGGCTCGTGCCGGGCATGCCTCGACGTCTGCCCAACCAACGCCTTTCCCGCGCCGCGGCAACTGGATGCGCGGCGCTGCATCTCGTACCTGACGATCGAGCTATCGGGACCGATCCCTGCTGAGTTTCGCGAAGCGCTCGGCAATCGGATCTATGGCTGCGACGACTGCCTGGCGGTGTGTCCGTGGAACAAGTTCGCCAGTCTGTCGAACGAGGCCAAGCTCGTCGCACGCGAGGCGTTGCGTCAGCCGTCCCTGGCCGAGCTGGCGGCGCTGGACGATGCGGCCTTCCGGGCGCTGTTCTCGAAGAACCCGATCAAGCGGATCGGCCGCGACCGCTTCGTGCGCAACGTGCTCTACGCGATCGGCAATAGCGGCGATGCAGGCCTGATGGCCGTGGTCGAGCCTTTGCTCGACGATCCTGCGCCCGTGGTTCGCGGCGCGGCGGTATGGGCCGCGCGTCGCCTGCTCGGAGACGACGCAGCAGCCCTGAAACGCGGCGAGGACGACGCGAGCGTCCTCGCCGAGTGGTCTTAA
- the galU gene encoding UTP--glucose-1-phosphate uridylyltransferase GalU gives MSADEMSMKPVRKAVLPVAGLGTRVLPGTKTTPKELLNVVDRPILSYIVEEGRKAGIEHFVFVTGRSKGAIEDYFDHQIELEAQLEAKGKTEILEQLRAELPKPGEMSFVRQMAPLGLGHAVWCARDIIGDEPFAVMLPDVIVDAERACLGQLIDLYNKVGGGNVIGVEEVPESETHKYGVVAPGKVDGRMATMTGMVEKPAKGTAPSNWAIAGRYILQPEIFALLAAQEKGAGNEIQLTDSMAKLMQDQAFHAYVYEGVTHDCGDKIGLLRANVALALKRADLGAAARAAVEAALKA, from the coding sequence ATGTCCGCAGACGAGATGTCCATGAAACCCGTTCGCAAAGCTGTTCTTCCGGTCGCCGGTCTCGGCACCCGTGTCCTGCCGGGCACCAAGACCACGCCAAAGGAACTGCTGAACGTCGTCGATCGGCCAATTCTTTCCTACATTGTCGAGGAAGGTCGCAAGGCCGGCATCGAACACTTCGTCTTCGTCACCGGCCGCTCGAAGGGCGCGATCGAGGACTATTTCGATCATCAGATCGAGCTTGAGGCGCAGCTGGAAGCCAAGGGCAAGACCGAGATCCTGGAACAACTGCGCGCCGAACTCCCCAAGCCCGGCGAGATGAGCTTCGTGCGCCAGATGGCCCCCCTGGGCCTGGGCCACGCCGTCTGGTGCGCCCGCGACATCATCGGCGACGAGCCCTTCGCGGTCATGCTGCCGGACGTCATCGTCGACGCCGAGCGCGCCTGCCTTGGCCAACTGATCGACCTCTACAACAAGGTCGGCGGCGGCAATGTCATCGGCGTCGAGGAAGTGCCGGAAAGCGAGACCCACAAGTACGGCGTCGTCGCGCCCGGCAAGGTTGATGGCCGCATGGCGACCATGACCGGCATGGTCGAGAAGCCCGCGAAGGGCACGGCGCCGTCCAACTGGGCGATCGCCGGCCGCTATATCCTGCAGCCCGAGATCTTCGCCCTGCTGGCCGCCCAGGAGAAGGGCGCCGGCAACGAGATCCAGCTGACCGATTCGATGGCCAAGCTGATGCAGGATCAGGCCTTCCACGCCTATGTCTATGAAGGCGTCACCCATGACTGCGGCGACAAGATCGGCCTGTTGCGGGCCAATGTGGCCCTGGCCTTGAAGCGCGCCGACCTGGGCGCCGCCGCCCGCGCGGCGGTCGAGGCGGCGCTGAAGGCTTAA